The following coding sequences are from one Canis lupus dingo isolate Sandy chromosome 21, ASM325472v2, whole genome shotgun sequence window:
- the LOC112667357 gene encoding LOW QUALITY PROTEIN: olfactory receptor 51Q1-like (The sequence of the model RefSeq protein was modified relative to this genomic sequence to represent the inferred CDS: inserted 1 base in 1 codon) has product MYASVTNSTQVPFCFILNGIPGFEVFHNWISIPFCCLYTVSIMGNTTILAVIRTEPSLHKPMYLFLSMLAVTALGLTLTTLPTVMGVLWFGASEISFEACFAQFFFLHGFSFIESSVLLAMSFDRYVAFCRPLHYVSILTNQVIRRIGVAIICHCVLAVPPPLLLLKRLPFCGSHQLSHSYCLHQDMICRVCADTTVNNWYGFVLALVIITLDPLLIVLSYVLILRSVLRISSQVERLRALNNCLSHILAVLVLYVPMVGLSMTHRFAKHAPPIXHVIMASIYLLAPPVMNPIIYSVKTKQIRRGIFHLFSHRQLQ; this is encoded by the exons TTACTAACTCCACTCAAGTCCCCTTTTGCTTCATCCTTAATGGCATCCCTGGCTTTGAGGTTTTCCATAACTGGATTTCCATCCCCTTTTGTTGTCTCTACACTGTCTCCATCATGGGCAATACCACCATCCTGGCGGTCATCAGGACAGAGCCCTCCCTACATAAGCCCATGTACTTGTTCCTCTCTATGTTGGCTGTAACAGCTCTGGGGCTCACCCTCACCACTTTGCCTACAGTCATGGGAGTCCTCTGGTTTGGGGCCTCAGAAATTAGCTTTGAGGCTTGTTTTGCCCAGTTCTTCTTCCTCCATGGATTCTCCTTTATAGAATCTTCTGTGTTGCTGGCCATGTCCTTTGATCGCTATGTGGCCTTCTGCCGTCCCCTGCATTATGTCTCCATCCTCACCAACCAAGTAATCAGAAGAATAGGGGTGGCCATCATTTGCCACTGTGTTCTGGCTGTTCCTCCCCCATTGCTCCTGCTGAAACGATTGCCCTTTTGTGGCTCCCACCAGCTTTCCCACTCCTACTGCCTCCATCAAGACATGATTTGCCGGGTGTGTGCTGACACCACTGTCAATAACTGGTATGGATTTGTTCTAGCTCTGGTCATTATTACACTGGACCCCCTGCTCATTGTGCTTTCCTATGTACTCATCCTGAGAAGTGTCTTGAGAATCAGCTCCCAGGTTGAAAGGCTTCGGGCACTCAATAACTGTCTATCCCATATTCTGGCTGTTTTGGTCCTCTATGTGCCCATGGTGGGATTGTCCATGACTCACCGCTTTGCCAAGCATGCCCCTCCAA GTCATGTCATCATGGCCAGCATCTATCTATTAGCGCCTCCCGTGATGAACCCCATTATCTATAgtgttaaaacaaaacagatccgTCGAGGCATTTTTCACCTCTTTTCTCATAGACAATTGCAATAG